One stretch of Tachysurus fulvidraco isolate hzauxx_2018 chromosome 12, HZAU_PFXX_2.0, whole genome shotgun sequence DNA includes these proteins:
- the jade1 gene encoding protein Jade-1 isoform X1 has protein sequence MKRSRVPSTSEESDNGSNCTSWSQMSNSHHRRRDGKRPSEVFRTDFITAMKLHDSYQLNPEDYYVLSDPWRQEWEKGVQVPVSPESIPEPVVRIMAEKLSSVLFTRPKKLIRSWGPEASVLGYVGIGTLSEGTCRYDLNEEDVAWLEVANREFVQMGMQLLDENTMERLMEEFERRCYDNMNHAMETEEGLGIEYDEDVVCDVCQSPDGEDGNEMVFCDKCNICVHQACYGILKVPEGSWLCRTCALGISPKCQLCPKKGGAMKPTRSGSKWVHVSCALWIPEVSIGNPEKMEPITSVSQIPNNRWALICCLCKEKTGACIQCSAKSCRVAFHVTCGLQRGLKMNTILTDDDEVKFKSYCPTHSGMDWHEQSGLIDAKGIAGRAKGADGAQLSERKLRVQQLEDEFYRFVNIDEVSKHLHVPLENVDFVFQYWKLKRKSNFNQPLITPKREEEESLARREQEVLLRRLRLFTHLRQDLERVRNLTYMVTRREKIKRSVCRVQEQIFHHHVRLLEQGRLSGISSTRQLEEAMFYFRVAPSTSTFPQPLRGHTAQNSATEHLQRRNVPRHGPSRRGQNEGEKSVKMDASLLSKLSSSEGVPNADCGANETATNETERSVGERRKRRRSRIWEQLPERNSTGSKVTDETARNSIMDHNAMSDSKAAEMKTSVTVQNVYNGSLRRMNSSQHQGKMMSEKASNVKNWGSFRIPKRSDSKGADGEQEVEGRDFTRSHSIRSLDSSHTPTSPPIRTRLWAGTENRDLGSEADHSQSEQKKRCHTQRLRSHDPVTQRYCSEVLRRGVLAS, from the exons ATGAAGCGAAGCCGTGTTCCCAGCACCAGCGAAGAGTCTGATAATGGAA GTAATTGCACATCATGGTCTCAGATGTCGAACTCCCATCACAGGAGACGAGACGGGAAGAGACCTTCAGAG gtgttCAGGACTGATTTCATCACAGCAATGAAGCTTCATGACTCATACCAGCTCAATCCAGAGGATTATTACGTGCTTTCGGACCCCTGGAGGCAGGAATGGGAAAAGGGTGTTCAGGTCCCCGTGAGCCCCGAGTCCATCCCTGAACCTGTAGTTCG CATTATGGCTGAGAAGTTATCCAGTGTGTTGTTTACACGACCAAAGAAGCTGATTCGCTCGTGGGGTCCGGAGGCGTCTGTGCTGGGGTACGTGGGTATCGGGACGCTCTCTGAGGGGACGTGCCGTTATGACCTAAACGAGGAAGATGTCGCCTGGCTGGAGGTGGCTAACAGAGAGTTCGTTCAGATGG GCATGCAGCTGCTGGACGAGAACACCATGGAGAGACTCATGGAGGAGTTTGAGCGCCGTTGCTATGACAACATGAACCACGCCATGGAAACGGAGGAGGGGCTTGGGATCGAGTATGACGAGGACGTGGTGTGTGATGTCTGCCAGTCACCTGACGGAGAGGACGGCAACGAGATGGTTTTTTGTGACAAGTGCAACATATGTGTGCATCAG GCATGTTACGGCATCCTGAAGGTTCCAGAAGGCAGCTGGCTGTGTCGGACCTGCGCGCTGGGCATCTCACCTAAATGCCAGCTCTGCCCAAAGAAAGGCGGAGCCATGAAACCCACCCGCAGTGGCAGCAAGTGGGTCCATGTGAGCTGTGCACTGTGGATACCAGAG gTGAGCATAGGCAACCCAGAGAAGATGGAGCCCATAACGAGTGTGTCTCAGATCCCTAATAACCGATGGGCTCTAATCTGCTGCCTGTGTAAAGAGAAAACTGGAGCTTGCATACAG TGCTCAGCTAAGAGCTGCCGCGTGGCCTTCCATGTTACCTGCGGCCTGCAACGTGGCCTGAAAATGAACACCATACTTACAGATGATGACGAGGTCAAGTTCAAATCCTACTGCCCCACACACTCGGGTATGGACTGGCACGAGCAGAGTGGATTAATAGATGCTAAAGGGATAGCAGGGAGGGCAAAAGGAGCAGATGGAGCACAGCTCAGCGAAAGAAAGCTCCGTGTGCAGCAGCTGGAGGATGAGTTTTACAGATTCGTCAACATCGACGAGGTCTCCAAACACCTACATGTGCCACTGGAGAATGTGGACTTTGTGTTTCAGTACTGGAAGCTGAAACGCAAATCAAACTTCAACCAGCCGCTCATTACACCCAAGCGAGAAGAAGAGGAAAGCCTCGCTCGGAGAGAACAGGAAGTGCTGCTTCGCAGGCTTCGTCTCTTCACCCACCTGCGGCAAGACCTGGAGAGG gTGCGGAACCTGACCTACATGGTGACCCGTCGGGAGAAGATCAAACGGTCTGTGTGTCGAGTGCAGGAGCAGATATTTCATCACCACGTCCGACTGCTGGAACAAGGAAGGCTCTCTG GCATATCTTCCACCAGGCAACTGGAGGAGGCCATGTTCTACTTCCGGGTCGCACCCTCCACATCCACTTTCCCCCAACCTCTGAGAGGGCACACGGCTCAGAACAGCGCCACTGAGCACTTACAGAGGAGGAATGTCCCACGTCACGGACCTTCCAGACGAGGCCAAAACGAAGGGGAGAAATCCGTTAAAATGGATGCCTCCCTGCTGAGTAAACTGTCCAGCTCAGAGGGAGTCCCAAATGCTGACTGCGGTGCGAATGAAACCGCAACGAACGAGACCGAGCGGTCTGTAGGAGAGCggaggaaaaggaggaggagcaggatTTGGGAGCAGCTACCAGAGAGAAACAGTACAGGTTCAAAGGTCACAGATGAGACCGCGCGGAACAGTATAATGGATCATAACGCGATGTCCGACAGCAAAGCGGCAGAAATGAAAACTTCTGTCACGGTGCAGAATGTGTACAATGGTTCTCTTAGGAGGATGAATTCAAGTCAGCATCAGGGAAAGATGATGTCAGAAAAAGCGTCCAATGTTAAAAACTGGGGAAGTTTCCGCATTCCAAAACGAAGCGATAGCAAAGGAGCAGACGGAGAGCAGGAAGTGGAGGGGAGGGACTTTACTCGTTCTCATTCCATCAGATCTCTAGATTCAAGCCACACCCCTACGTCCCCTCCAATCAGAACTCGGCTGTGGGCGGGCACGGAGAACCGTGACCTCGGCTCGGAGGCCGATCACAGCCAATCGGAGCAGAAGAAGAGATGCCACACCCAGCGACTTCGGAGTCATGACCCGGTGACACAGCGGTACTGCTCGGAGGTTCTGCGGCGTGGAGTCCTCGCGTCATAA
- the jade1 gene encoding protein Jade-1 isoform X2 produces MKRSRVPSTSEESDNGSNCTSWSQMSNSHHRRRDGKRPSEVFRTDFITAMKLHDSYQLNPEDYYVLSDPWRQEWEKGVQVPVSPESIPEPVVRIMAEKLSSVLFTRPKKLIRSWGPEASVLGYVGIGTLSEGTCRYDLNEEDVAWLEVANREFVQMGMQLLDENTMERLMEEFERRCYDNMNHAMETEEGLGIEYDEDVVCDVCQSPDGEDGNEMVFCDKCNICVHQACYGILKVPEGSWLCRTCALGISPKCQLCPKKGGAMKPTRSGSKWVHVSCALWIPEVSIGNPEKMEPITSVSQIPNNRWALICCLCKEKTGACIQVRNLTYMVTRREKIKRSVCRVQEQIFHHHVRLLEQGRLSGISSTRQLEEAMFYFRVAPSTSTFPQPLRGHTAQNSATEHLQRRNVPRHGPSRRGQNEGEKSVKMDASLLSKLSSSEGVPNADCGANETATNETERSVGERRKRRRSRIWEQLPERNSTGSKVTDETARNSIMDHNAMSDSKAAEMKTSVTVQNVYNGSLRRMNSSQHQGKMMSEKASNVKNWGSFRIPKRSDSKGADGEQEVEGRDFTRSHSIRSLDSSHTPTSPPIRTRLWAGTENRDLGSEADHSQSEQKKRCHTQRLRSHDPVTQRYCSEVLRRGVLAS; encoded by the exons ATGAAGCGAAGCCGTGTTCCCAGCACCAGCGAAGAGTCTGATAATGGAA GTAATTGCACATCATGGTCTCAGATGTCGAACTCCCATCACAGGAGACGAGACGGGAAGAGACCTTCAGAG gtgttCAGGACTGATTTCATCACAGCAATGAAGCTTCATGACTCATACCAGCTCAATCCAGAGGATTATTACGTGCTTTCGGACCCCTGGAGGCAGGAATGGGAAAAGGGTGTTCAGGTCCCCGTGAGCCCCGAGTCCATCCCTGAACCTGTAGTTCG CATTATGGCTGAGAAGTTATCCAGTGTGTTGTTTACACGACCAAAGAAGCTGATTCGCTCGTGGGGTCCGGAGGCGTCTGTGCTGGGGTACGTGGGTATCGGGACGCTCTCTGAGGGGACGTGCCGTTATGACCTAAACGAGGAAGATGTCGCCTGGCTGGAGGTGGCTAACAGAGAGTTCGTTCAGATGG GCATGCAGCTGCTGGACGAGAACACCATGGAGAGACTCATGGAGGAGTTTGAGCGCCGTTGCTATGACAACATGAACCACGCCATGGAAACGGAGGAGGGGCTTGGGATCGAGTATGACGAGGACGTGGTGTGTGATGTCTGCCAGTCACCTGACGGAGAGGACGGCAACGAGATGGTTTTTTGTGACAAGTGCAACATATGTGTGCATCAG GCATGTTACGGCATCCTGAAGGTTCCAGAAGGCAGCTGGCTGTGTCGGACCTGCGCGCTGGGCATCTCACCTAAATGCCAGCTCTGCCCAAAGAAAGGCGGAGCCATGAAACCCACCCGCAGTGGCAGCAAGTGGGTCCATGTGAGCTGTGCACTGTGGATACCAGAG gTGAGCATAGGCAACCCAGAGAAGATGGAGCCCATAACGAGTGTGTCTCAGATCCCTAATAACCGATGGGCTCTAATCTGCTGCCTGTGTAAAGAGAAAACTGGAGCTTGCATACAG gTGCGGAACCTGACCTACATGGTGACCCGTCGGGAGAAGATCAAACGGTCTGTGTGTCGAGTGCAGGAGCAGATATTTCATCACCACGTCCGACTGCTGGAACAAGGAAGGCTCTCTG GCATATCTTCCACCAGGCAACTGGAGGAGGCCATGTTCTACTTCCGGGTCGCACCCTCCACATCCACTTTCCCCCAACCTCTGAGAGGGCACACGGCTCAGAACAGCGCCACTGAGCACTTACAGAGGAGGAATGTCCCACGTCACGGACCTTCCAGACGAGGCCAAAACGAAGGGGAGAAATCCGTTAAAATGGATGCCTCCCTGCTGAGTAAACTGTCCAGCTCAGAGGGAGTCCCAAATGCTGACTGCGGTGCGAATGAAACCGCAACGAACGAGACCGAGCGGTCTGTAGGAGAGCggaggaaaaggaggaggagcaggatTTGGGAGCAGCTACCAGAGAGAAACAGTACAGGTTCAAAGGTCACAGATGAGACCGCGCGGAACAGTATAATGGATCATAACGCGATGTCCGACAGCAAAGCGGCAGAAATGAAAACTTCTGTCACGGTGCAGAATGTGTACAATGGTTCTCTTAGGAGGATGAATTCAAGTCAGCATCAGGGAAAGATGATGTCAGAAAAAGCGTCCAATGTTAAAAACTGGGGAAGTTTCCGCATTCCAAAACGAAGCGATAGCAAAGGAGCAGACGGAGAGCAGGAAGTGGAGGGGAGGGACTTTACTCGTTCTCATTCCATCAGATCTCTAGATTCAAGCCACACCCCTACGTCCCCTCCAATCAGAACTCGGCTGTGGGCGGGCACGGAGAACCGTGACCTCGGCTCGGAGGCCGATCACAGCCAATCGGAGCAGAAGAAGAGATGCCACACCCAGCGACTTCGGAGTCATGACCCGGTGACACAGCGGTACTGCTCGGAGGTTCTGCGGCGTGGAGTCCTCGCGTCATAA
- the jade1 gene encoding protein Jade-1 isoform X3, protein MKRSRVPSTSEESDNGSNCTSWSQMSNSHHRRRDGKRPSEVFRTDFITAMKLHDSYQLNPEDYYVLSDPWRQEWEKGVQVPVSPESIPEPVVRIMAEKLSSVLFTRPKKLIRSWGPEASVLGYVGIGTLSEGTCRYDLNEEDVAWLEVANREFVQMGMQLLDENTMERLMEEFERRCYDNMNHAMETEEGLGIEYDEDVVCDVCQSPDGEDGNEMVFCDKCNICVHQACYGILKVPEGSWLCRTCALGISPKCQLCPKKGGAMKPTRSGSKWVHVSCALWIPEVSIGNPEKMEPITSVSQIPNNRWALICCLCKEKTGACIQCSAKSCRVAFHVTCGLQRGLKMNTILTDDDEVKFKSYCPTHSGMDWHEQSGLIDAKGIAGRAKGADGAQLSERKLRVQQLEDEFYRFVNIDEVSKHLHVPLENVDFVFQYWKLKRKSNFNQPLITPKREEEESLARREQEVLLRRLRLFTHLRQDLERVRNLTYMVTRREKIKRSVCRVQEQIFHHHVRLLEQGRLSGEPSTAPEAYLPPGNWRRPCSTSGSHPPHPLSPNL, encoded by the exons ATGAAGCGAAGCCGTGTTCCCAGCACCAGCGAAGAGTCTGATAATGGAA GTAATTGCACATCATGGTCTCAGATGTCGAACTCCCATCACAGGAGACGAGACGGGAAGAGACCTTCAGAG gtgttCAGGACTGATTTCATCACAGCAATGAAGCTTCATGACTCATACCAGCTCAATCCAGAGGATTATTACGTGCTTTCGGACCCCTGGAGGCAGGAATGGGAAAAGGGTGTTCAGGTCCCCGTGAGCCCCGAGTCCATCCCTGAACCTGTAGTTCG CATTATGGCTGAGAAGTTATCCAGTGTGTTGTTTACACGACCAAAGAAGCTGATTCGCTCGTGGGGTCCGGAGGCGTCTGTGCTGGGGTACGTGGGTATCGGGACGCTCTCTGAGGGGACGTGCCGTTATGACCTAAACGAGGAAGATGTCGCCTGGCTGGAGGTGGCTAACAGAGAGTTCGTTCAGATGG GCATGCAGCTGCTGGACGAGAACACCATGGAGAGACTCATGGAGGAGTTTGAGCGCCGTTGCTATGACAACATGAACCACGCCATGGAAACGGAGGAGGGGCTTGGGATCGAGTATGACGAGGACGTGGTGTGTGATGTCTGCCAGTCACCTGACGGAGAGGACGGCAACGAGATGGTTTTTTGTGACAAGTGCAACATATGTGTGCATCAG GCATGTTACGGCATCCTGAAGGTTCCAGAAGGCAGCTGGCTGTGTCGGACCTGCGCGCTGGGCATCTCACCTAAATGCCAGCTCTGCCCAAAGAAAGGCGGAGCCATGAAACCCACCCGCAGTGGCAGCAAGTGGGTCCATGTGAGCTGTGCACTGTGGATACCAGAG gTGAGCATAGGCAACCCAGAGAAGATGGAGCCCATAACGAGTGTGTCTCAGATCCCTAATAACCGATGGGCTCTAATCTGCTGCCTGTGTAAAGAGAAAACTGGAGCTTGCATACAG TGCTCAGCTAAGAGCTGCCGCGTGGCCTTCCATGTTACCTGCGGCCTGCAACGTGGCCTGAAAATGAACACCATACTTACAGATGATGACGAGGTCAAGTTCAAATCCTACTGCCCCACACACTCGGGTATGGACTGGCACGAGCAGAGTGGATTAATAGATGCTAAAGGGATAGCAGGGAGGGCAAAAGGAGCAGATGGAGCACAGCTCAGCGAAAGAAAGCTCCGTGTGCAGCAGCTGGAGGATGAGTTTTACAGATTCGTCAACATCGACGAGGTCTCCAAACACCTACATGTGCCACTGGAGAATGTGGACTTTGTGTTTCAGTACTGGAAGCTGAAACGCAAATCAAACTTCAACCAGCCGCTCATTACACCCAAGCGAGAAGAAGAGGAAAGCCTCGCTCGGAGAGAACAGGAAGTGCTGCTTCGCAGGCTTCGTCTCTTCACCCACCTGCGGCAAGACCTGGAGAGG gTGCGGAACCTGACCTACATGGTGACCCGTCGGGAGAAGATCAAACGGTCTGTGTGTCGAGTGCAGGAGCAGATATTTCATCACCACGTCCGACTGCTGGAACAAGGAAGGCTCTCTGGTGAGCCCTCTACTGCACCGGAG GCATATCTTCCACCAGGCAACTGGAGGAGGCCATGTTCTACTTCCGGGTCGCACCCTCCACATCCACTTTCCCCCAACCTCTGA